The following nucleotide sequence is from Anopheles bellator unplaced genomic scaffold, idAnoBellAS_SP24_06.2 scaffold00848_ctg1, whole genome shotgun sequence.
CTTAGTAGAGAGGTGCTCTGCGAGGCAAAGCACATGCTCGCTTCTCCGGGGCGCTCGATGACGCTGAACATCTTCAGGGTGCTCTTTAGGTTAGATATTTAACAGTTTCCAAAACGACAAGACTTTTTAATGATTTCTGCATTTCAAATACCCTTCCAGGGAGGCCCTTAACGATGACTACAGCAATGCGATACGCGACGAGAACGCCAGTAGCCAAAATCGGGCGTGCCCTACCGCCTTCAGATGGTGTTTGGGGACTATCGAATGTGATCGCATTCACTGCCTTGGCCAAAGAGTAGGCTTAGTTGTTGAAGTCCGTCAGACTGATCGTGTCCAACCTCGGGCGGTGTTCCACCCAGTTCAACTGAACTGGGTGAACAGCTTCAGCTTTCCTAGCTCTGGTGTGGCGTACCGATACTGGACGCTCACCGCCAGGTCCATGAGCAACTCAGGATTCTCCCCTCTTGGCGGGTCGGAAGGCTGCATGCCTGCTCTATTAGCTTATGGACAATGAATTCCGGTTGGCCGTGTCTCGACTTCAGGGGGTGTCCAGGATCCTCAAGACATTGTCCAAATGCAGAAGCAGGCACTTGACGGATCTAAACCCACCACCTATCTCCTTGTCCTTGGGCAAGTCCTTGCAACGGGGGCAAGTCCAAACATCAATTAAGCTTTACAAACATCGATTACTGACATGCGAAGACGTTGACGGGAATTGGATACTGAATTATTAAagtcaaaatatttataattagCATTAAACTTTCTGATGGTTACGTCGCACGCCCGGAC
It contains:
- the LOC131214419 gene encoding uncharacterized protein LOC131214419, with protein sequence MLASPGRSMTLNIFRVLFREALNDDYSNAIRDENASSQNRACPTAFRWCLGTIECDRIHCLGQRVGLVVEVRQTDRVQPRAVFHPVQLNWVNSFSFPSSGVAYRYWTLTARSMSNSGFSPLGGSEGCMPALLAYGQ